A region from the Vicia villosa cultivar HV-30 ecotype Madison, WI linkage group LG3, Vvil1.0, whole genome shotgun sequence genome encodes:
- the LOC131659466 gene encoding uncharacterized protein LOC131659466, whose protein sequence is MYILSKKLQNLKIKLRAWNIGTFRNFSVNVKTAEAELDSIQVEIQDRGGNDVLKAREFKAQTNLAKALSIEEYFWKEKSKIKWHLEGDRNIAFFHCLTKIRGAFKPINMLMKGANRITNQALITEHVDLHLVESSIPCLVTDSMNGLLTILPSEADIKAVVFAFNRDSALGPDSFWDIIKADVIAAVQQFLNSGWILPGYYANAIILIPKKKNANSLDQFRPIALANFKFKTISKIIVDMLSPLIPHLISPEQHSFIHGRHVKDIIGLASEAINFLDSKSWCGSIILKVDTMEVFNILKWSFLLKVLYQIGFNSTFCNRIQSMLQSAFLSIYVNNFLKGYFNCTNGVCQDVPLPPLIFYLVKDVLSIHLSHLSLSRQLELIKAPNNVNVPSHSLYADGILLFSGGKLFNARNLANAFKEYSLVSGQGLPKALYFQSITDKIISKLASWKRRVGYPFCYSGLEEAWASILKHQILKNNWFHKSHLFSSLWTSAKSEYYNLTYNIVWLLGNGKDIRFWFDNWCGTHLFLEAPSSKVNEKLMVNHFMDHNNWNLSSCSVPDSIKVRILNTHIPFDIRPDKRMWKHDSSGVLSLKLAYSFKRSAAIFVDWHQFIWSKNIPPSKSFLSWRLLLQKLPTDEQLKFRDFSLPSKCNLCGTDNESDHHLFFECRHAATLWFWLLSMMQINSSITC, encoded by the exons ATGTATATCCTATCCAAGAAACTTCAAAATCTCAAAATCAAGCTGAGAGCTTGGAATATTGGCACTTTTAGAAATTTCTCTGTTAATGTCAAAACGGCGGAGGCTGAGCTTGACAGCATTCAGGTGGAAATTCAGGATAGGGGTGGGAATGACGTCCTTAAAGCCCGAGAATTTAAGGCCCAAACCAATCTTGCGAAGGCTTTGAGCATAGAGGAATATTTTTGGAAAGagaaatccaaaattaagtggCATTTAGAGGGAGATCGTAATATCGCTTTTTTCCATTGTTTAACCAAAATCAGAGGCGCTTTTAAACCTATTAATATGCTCATGAAAGGGGCTAACCGTATCACTAATCAGGCTTTAATCACGGAGCATGTC GATTTGCATTTGGTGGAGAGCTCTATTCCATGTCTGGTTACAGACAGTATGAATGGTCTGCTTACCATTCTTCCTTCTGAAGCGGATATTAAAGCAGTGGTTTTTGCTTTTAACAGGGACAGTGCCCTAGGTCCTGATAGTTTTTGGGATATTATCAAAGCCGATGTCATTGCCGCGGTGCAGCAGTTCTTAAATTCGGGTTGGATTTTACCGGGTTATTATGCCAATGCCATTATTCTTATTCCTAAAAAGAAAAATGCCAATTCGCTAGACCAGTTTCGCCCGATTGCCTTGGCGAATTTCAAGTTTAAAACCATCtctaaaattattgttgacaTGTTATCTCCCCTTATTCCGCACCTTATTTCTCCTGAGCAACACAGTTTTATTCACGGAAGACATGTCAAGGATATTATAGGACTTGCTTCAGaggctatcaattttcttgaCTCGAAGTCTTGGTGTGGTAGCATTATTTTGAAAGTGGATACTATGGAAGTTTTCAATATCTTGAAGTGGTCTTTTCTTTTGAAAGTCTTATATCAGATTGGTTTTAATAGCACCTTCTGCAACCGGATTCAGAGCATGCTGCAATCTGCTTTCCTGTCCATCTATGTTAACAATTTTCTTAAAGGTTATTTCAATTGTACGAATGGGGTTTGTCAAGATGTTCCGCTACCCCCTTTGATTTTCTACTTAGTCAAAGATGTCCTAAGCATACACCTTTCCCACCTTTCTCTTTCGAGACAACTGGAACTTATCAAAGCCCCTAACAATGTCAATGTTCCGTCTCACTCCCTTTATGCGGAtggtatccttttattttctggAGGGAAACTTTTTAATGCCAGGAATCTTGCCAATGCTTTCAAGGAGTATTCGTTGGTGTCGGGTCAA GGTCTTCCTAAAGCTCTCTATTTTCAGTCGATTACGGATAAGATCATTAGCAAACTCGCCTCTTGGAAAAG GAGAGTTGGGTATCCGTTCTGTTACAGTGGCTTAGAGGAAGCTTGGGCTTCTATTCTCAAACATCAGATTCTTAAAAATAACTGGTTTCATAAATCTCACTTATTTTCCTCTTTATGGACTAGTGCCAAATCGGAATACTATAACTTGACTTACAATATTGTCTGGCTGCTGGGTAACGGGAAGGATATTCGGTTCTGGTTTGATAATTGGTGTGGCACCCATCTGTTTTTGGAAGCTCCCTCTTCCAAAGTGAATGAAAAGCTTATGGTGAATCATTTTATGGATCACAACAATTGGAATCTCTCTTCTTGTTCGGTCCCGGATTCTATTAAGGTTAGAATTCTAAATACTCATATTCCTTTTGACATTAGGCCCGATAAACGTATGTGGAAACATGACTCCTCGGGTGTTTTGTCTCTCAAGCTCGCCTACTCTTTCAAGCGCTCTGCCGCTATTTTTGTTGATTGGCATCAATTCATTTGGTCCAAAAACATTCCTCCGTCTAAATCATTTCTTTCTTGGAGACTCTTATTGCAGAAATTGCCTACGGATGAACAACTTAAGTTTCGAGATTTCTCCTTGCCGTCTAAATGCAATTTGTGTGGTACAGACAATGAATCCGATCACCATTTGTTCTTTGAATGCAGACATGCAGCAACTCTTTGGTTTTGGCTGCTTTCTATGATGCAAATAAACTCCTCAATCACTTGCTAG